DNA sequence from the Deltaproteobacteria bacterium HGW-Deltaproteobacteria-2 genome:
ATCAGGATAAACATCTGTCACCGGTTAAGAGCGCAAACTTAATATCCGCGGCAGAAAAACCACAAAACAATCCTTTCTATCCTTATTTTCAACATCGTCTGATGAAAGCTTTGGAAAAGAATCCTGATTTTATCGGTTTTTCCTTAAACTATTTGAGTCAGGCTCTCTGCACTTTGGCCATGATCGGTTTTATCAAGCAAATCCATCCCCAACAAAAAATTATTTTAGGTGGATCGCTTGTCACATCATGGATAAAGCTCGGAGCGAACAAAAATACTTTCAGTGGTCTCGCAGATGAAATAGTGGAAGGCGCGGGAGAACAAAAATTACTGGAGATTTTGGAAGTTAAAGATGGCAATATCAACTGCCCGCCCGACTACGATTGTTTTCCAAATGAACAATATTTATCACCCGGCCCGATCCTGCCTTACAGCAGTGCGCAAGGTTGTTACTGGCACAAATGCGCATTCTGTCCGGAAAATGCGGAGCGCAATGCTTACATGTCTCTGGAAATATCCCAAGTAACGTATGATTTACAAAGTCTGACAAGGAAGATGAATCCTTCTTTGATTCATATTTTGGACAGCTCCATATCTCCGTCACTGCTTGCGGCTATGACCAAAGACCCTCCTGGCGCGCCATGGTATGGTTTCACAAGAGTCACTAAACATTTGGCGAATGATGATTTTTGTTCATCTTTAAAACGTAGCGGCTGTGCAATGCTCAAACTGGGTATTGAATCCGGCGATCAGGACGTGCTTGATCAATTAAACAAGGGTATTGATTTGTCGATGGCTTCCGCCGTTTTAAAAAAAATCAAAAAAGCGGGCATTGCCACCTATTGCTATTTTCTTTTCGGCACGCCGCCGGAAAATGAGAAAAGTGCGGAAAAAACGCTGGATTTTGTTTGTCAGCATTACGATTGCATCGACTTTTTGAATCTGGCGATCTTCAATTTACCAGCCCGCAGCGTCGAGGCACAAAATCTGGCCACGCATGATTTTTATGAAGGCGATCTGTCTTTGTACAAGAATTTTCAGCACCCCTTCGGCTGGCAAAGGCCTGCCGTGCGTAATTTTTTAGAAAAAACTTTCAAAAAGCATCCGGTAATAGCGCCGATACTCAGACGCACACCGGAATTTTTCACTTCCAATCATGCACCGTTTTTTGTTCGTGAAACTCCAATTTAGTGAGTCCCAAGTTTCAGAAGCGTAGCGCACTGAAATTTGCTGGACGAACTATCCCAGGAGCGAAGCGACGTGGGACTATTGTATGAACGACCATAGGTTGCTTTTTGGTTTATACCCGTGATTTTAAATAAACCTTAATTCTTTTGTTTTCAGCGACATAGGAGCGGCAGAGATTCATTGACAAAAGGTCATTAATATTATAGACATTTTACACAATCCATTTAACTAATGTTTTTCTTAATTCAGAACACTAAACTTCAGGTTACAGGCAGAACTTTAACATTAATCTTAAAGATGTGATAAATATATCCAATGACATTTAATAATGTAACAGTTTCTCAAATAATCATCCTTTTTACAATTTACTCTTTTATGGGATGGGTCATCGAAGTCGTATATCGGTCCATTTCTCAACGACAGTTCATCAATGCCGGTTTTTTATTCGGTCCGTTTCTCCCCATTTACGGATTCGGCGCCGCGTTTATCATTGGTCTGCAATCTTTAATTCATCCCTGGCCTCTGCTCATGGAATTGATCGTTTACAGTCTTGTTTTAACCCTGATAGAATATTTCACCGGATTAGCCTTCGAAAAAATATTCAAATTAAAACTGTGGGACTATTCGGATTATAAATTTAATTTTCAGGGAAGAGTATGTCTGCTTTTCTCGACATTCTGGACGATAATGGCTCTGGCTTTTGTGACCTTCATCCATCCGGTTGTTTTGCGTTACGTGCGCTCCTTTGACGAATCCTTACTCCGTATTTTTCCCATTGTTATTGTGGTTTACGGCATCACAGATTTTGTTTTTTCCATCGCTTCACTTGCCGCGTTTAAAAGAAAGATCACCTATCTGTATTCCGAATATTTCAATATGACCGACGCTGAGATTGAAAAGATATTAAGCTCCTTTAAACGACTTCGTACTGCATATCCTGACCTGAGAAGATATATCAATAACAACATCAACACAGGGATTAAGAACAGGATGAGCACGTTTATGAAATCTATTCAGGAAAAAATTGTTCTGCACATGGAGGGAAGGAAGGCTTTTGAACATGAATTTTACGATATAATTAGCGATATTCAGGCCCATGACGAATTCCTGAAGCTTAAGCTGCATCATCATCATAATTCCTCAATTTATGATCACGTTATGGATGTATCTTATTTCTCATACAGAGCATGCAAGTTTATGAAACTTGATTACCGATCTGCCGCCCGCGGTGCGCTCCTTCATGACTTTTTCCTATATGACTGGAGGAATCATGACGTTCCGGATCTTCCTGCGGAAAAAAATCACGGCATCGAACATCCCAAGATCGCCCTTGCCAATGCCAGAAAACATTTTACTTTGAATGAAATAGAAGAAGATATCATCAGAAAACACATGTGGCCCC
Encoded proteins:
- a CDS encoding radical SAM protein; its protein translation is MILIHPPLAKCSEPPAGIARLSACLTANSIQHEIIDANMEGILYLLEHTAANNSKTDKWTMRATKNMKGNLGALRNSETYQNPSRYQRAVMDINHILNMAGKSWHVDLSLADYQDKHLSPVKSANLISAAEKPQNNPFYPYFQHRLMKALEKNPDFIGFSLNYLSQALCTLAMIGFIKQIHPQQKIILGGSLVTSWIKLGANKNTFSGLADEIVEGAGEQKLLEILEVKDGNINCPPDYDCFPNEQYLSPGPILPYSSAQGCYWHKCAFCPENAERNAYMSLEISQVTYDLQSLTRKMNPSLIHILDSSISPSLLAAMTKDPPGAPWYGFTRVTKHLANDDFCSSLKRSGCAMLKLGIESGDQDVLDQLNKGIDLSMASAVLKKIKKAGIATYCYFLFGTPPENEKSAEKTLDFVCQHYDCIDFLNLAIFNLPARSVEAQNLATHDFYEGDLSLYKNFQHPFGWQRPAVRNFLEKTFKKHPVIAPILRRTPEFFTSNHAPFFVRETPI